A section of the Larus michahellis chromosome 1, bLarMic1.1, whole genome shotgun sequence genome encodes:
- the PDXP gene encoding chronophin — MASCRRLSGAGLREVLGPAQGLLFDCDGVLWAGERAVPGAPELLERLRRSGKAALFVSNNSRRSVAELERRFSRLGFRGVRAEHVFSSALCSALFLRQRLLGGGGDGGNGTGGGRVFVLGGEGLRGEVRDAGLRLAGEGEPAAGAAEPVRAVLVGYDDQFTFAKLAQACGYLRDPQCLLVATDPDPWHPLSDGQRTPGTGSLTAAVETASGRKALVVGKPNTYMFDCIVERFGVDPSRTLMVGDRLETDILFGKNCGLSTILTLTGVSRLEEAQAYMASDSAAAKDLVPNYYVDSIADLIPGLDE, encoded by the exons atggCGAGCTGCCGGCGGCTGAgcggcgcggggctgcgggaggtGCTGGGCCCGGCGCAGGGGCTGCTCTTCGACTGCGACGGCGTGCTGTGGGCGGGCGAGCGCGCCGTCCCCGGCgccccggagctgctggagcggctgAGGCGCAGCGGCAAGGCCGCCCTCTTCGTCAGCAACAACAGCCGCCGCTCGGTGGCCGAGCTGGAGCGGCGCTTCAGCCGCCTGGGCTTCCGCGGGGTCCGCGCCGAGCACGTCTTCAGCTCCGCGCTCTGCTCCGCGCTCTTCCTCCGCCAGCGCCTcctcggcggcgggggggacggtGGGAACGGGACCGGGGGCGGCCGCGTCTTCGTGCTGGGCGGCGAGGGGCTGCGCGGCGAGGTGCGCGACGCCGGCTTGCGTCTGGCCGGCGAGGGCGAGCCGGCGGCCGGCGCCGCCGAGCCGGTGCGGGCCGTCCTGGTGGGCTACGACGACCAGTTCACCTTCGCCAAGCTGGCGCAGGCCTGCGGCTACCTGCGCGACCCGCAGTGCCTCCTGGTGGCTACCGACCCCGACCCCTGGCACCCGCTCAGCGACGGCCAGCGCACCCCCG GGACTGGCAGCCTCACAGCCGCGGTGGAAACAGCTTCGGGACGCAAGGCGCTGGTGGTGGGGAAGCCGAACACCTACATGTTTGATTGCATCGTGGAGCGTTTCGGTGTGGACCCGTCCCGCACCCTCATGGTGGGAGACCGCCTGGAGACAGATATCCTCTTCGGCAAGAACTGCGGCCTCTCCACCATCCTCACCCTGACGGGTGTCTCCCGCCTGGAAGAGGCGCAGGCCTACATGGCCAGCGACAGCGCCGCTGCCAAGGATCTGGTGCCCAATTACTATGTGGACAGCATTGCAGACTTGATACCGGGCCTGGATGAGTAG